From Burkholderia savannae, a single genomic window includes:
- a CDS encoding porin: MKKLALSTLSLALLGAAGAAQAQSSVTLYGVIDTSITYVHGNDGKANNAWLMGSGNLQGSRWGLKGTEDLGAGLKAIFQLENGFNSNDGTLGQGKRMFGRQAFVGLQSDQYGTLTLGRQYDPLVDLVQPVTADNYFGSLFATPGDVDNNDNSLRVNNTVKYTSPVFAGFQFEALYGFSGIAGSPGQGQTWSAAAAYNNGPIGVAAGYFYTSNPSPASGVRSTWSGSSDAIFDGAINSGYTSAKSIGIAQVAGQYVFGPVTVGLGYSNSQYKPDGFSGFSSTEKYNTGRGFVTYQATPAILLGLGYAYTKASGDTDAKYHQVSLGADYALSKRTDVYLAGAYQHASGTQRLDATTTQSAQASIGSYGVNGTKSQEMVALGLRHKF, encoded by the coding sequence ATGAAGAAACTTGCTCTGTCTACCCTCTCGCTCGCCCTGCTGGGCGCCGCCGGTGCAGCTCAGGCTCAAAGCAGCGTCACGCTGTATGGCGTGATTGACACGTCGATCACCTACGTCCACGGCAACGATGGCAAGGCCAACAACGCGTGGCTGATGGGCAGCGGCAACCTGCAAGGCAGCCGCTGGGGCCTGAAGGGCACCGAAGACCTCGGCGCCGGCCTGAAGGCGATCTTCCAGTTGGAAAACGGCTTCAACTCGAACGACGGCACGCTCGGCCAAGGCAAGCGCATGTTCGGCCGCCAGGCGTTCGTCGGTCTGCAAAGCGATCAATACGGCACGCTGACGCTCGGCCGCCAGTACGATCCGCTCGTCGACCTGGTTCAGCCGGTCACCGCGGACAACTACTTCGGCAGCCTGTTCGCCACGCCGGGCGACGTCGACAACAACGACAACAGCCTGCGCGTGAACAACACGGTCAAGTACACGTCGCCCGTGTTCGCCGGCTTCCAGTTCGAAGCCCTGTACGGCTTCAGCGGCATCGCGGGTTCGCCCGGCCAAGGCCAGACGTGGTCGGCAGCCGCCGCTTACAACAACGGCCCGATCGGCGTCGCCGCCGGCTATTTCTACACGTCGAACCCGTCGCCGGCGAGCGGCGTGCGCTCGACGTGGAGCGGTTCGTCCGACGCGATCTTCGACGGCGCGATCAACTCCGGCTACACGAGCGCGAAGTCGATCGGCATCGCCCAAGTGGCAGGCCAGTACGTGTTCGGCCCGGTCACGGTCGGCCTCGGCTACAGCAACTCGCAATACAAGCCGGACGGCTTCTCGGGCTTCTCGTCGACCGAGAAGTACAACACGGGCCGCGGCTTCGTGACGTACCAGGCGACGCCGGCAATACTGCTCGGCCTCGGCTATGCATACACGAAGGCGAGCGGCGACACCGATGCGAAGTACCACCAAGTGTCGCTCGGCGCGGACTACGCGCTGTCCAAGCGCACGGACGTGTACCTCGCCGGCGCCTACCAGCACGCGAGCGGCACGCAGCGCCTCGACGCGACGACGACGCAATCGGCGCAAGCATCGATCGGCTCGTACGGCGTCAACGGTACGAAGTCGCAAGAGATGGTCGCGCTCGGCCTGCGCCACAAGTTCTAA
- a CDS encoding YihY/virulence factor BrkB family protein has translation MKPLIPQQPHKLVRHNVNWAVNAFKRFSSDRCAAMAASIAFYSAFSLAPTLVMVIAVAGWFFGADAARGEVFSHVHELIGNEAAAGVQTIVESAHRSGSRGGLAALISFAMLALGASATFASLNTALSVIWPATGTRASSVLGLVRVRLISFGLVLGVAFLLIVSLVLDTAITFIGRWLWGASPYVVIGNLLQFSIGIAVLAFAFGTLMKFLPDARVSNRDAMTGGIVSAVLFSAGKKLFALYLAHAGTASAFGAAGSFAVLLMWLYFSAAVLLLGAEFAAARGAAHASDALSAEAEAEAEIGGKAATARSDSRD, from the coding sequence ATGAAACCCTTGATTCCACAGCAACCGCACAAGCTCGTCCGCCACAACGTCAACTGGGCGGTCAACGCGTTCAAACGCTTCTCCTCCGACCGCTGCGCCGCGATGGCCGCGAGCATCGCGTTCTATTCGGCGTTCTCGCTCGCGCCCACGCTCGTGATGGTGATCGCGGTCGCCGGCTGGTTCTTCGGCGCCGACGCCGCGCGCGGCGAGGTATTCAGCCACGTGCACGAGCTGATCGGCAACGAGGCGGCGGCCGGCGTGCAGACGATCGTCGAGAGCGCGCACCGCAGCGGCAGCCGCGGCGGCCTCGCGGCGCTGATCTCGTTCGCGATGCTCGCGCTCGGCGCATCGGCGACGTTCGCGTCGCTCAACACGGCGCTCAGCGTGATCTGGCCCGCCACCGGCACACGCGCATCCTCGGTGCTCGGCCTCGTGCGGGTGCGGCTGATCTCGTTCGGGCTGGTGCTCGGCGTCGCGTTCCTGCTGATCGTGTCGCTCGTGCTCGACACCGCGATCACGTTCATCGGCCGCTGGCTGTGGGGCGCGTCGCCGTACGTCGTGATCGGCAATCTGCTGCAGTTCTCGATCGGCATCGCGGTGCTCGCGTTCGCGTTCGGCACGCTGATGAAGTTCCTGCCGGACGCACGCGTATCGAATCGCGACGCGATGACGGGCGGCATCGTCTCCGCCGTGCTGTTCTCGGCGGGCAAGAAGCTGTTCGCGCTGTACCTCGCGCACGCGGGCACCGCGAGCGCGTTCGGCGCGGCGGGATCGTTCGCGGTGCTGCTGATGTGGCTGTACTTCTCGGCCGCGGTGCTGCTGCTCGGCGCGGAGTTCGCGGCGGCGCGCGGCGCGGCGCACGCGTCGGACGCCCTCTCGGCCGAGGCCGAGGCCGAAGCCGAAATCGGCGGAAAGGCCGCGACGGCACGCAGCGACTCGCGCGATTGA
- a CDS encoding DUF7661 family protein: MTTLRFDVFGKQILVERAQDRWVPFYPGSDGKRRPAHFVIPDFLEAEELGQYLGDLFHESATPDNGDVRRLDLPEPD, from the coding sequence ATGACGACTCTCCGCTTCGACGTATTCGGCAAGCAGATCCTCGTCGAACGCGCGCAGGATCGCTGGGTGCCGTTCTATCCCGGCTCGGACGGCAAGCGTCGTCCCGCGCATTTCGTCATTCCCGATTTCCTCGAAGCCGAAGAACTCGGCCAATATCTCGGCGACCTGTTTCACGAAAGCGCGACGCCCGACAACGGCGACGTCCGGCGTCTCGATCTGCCCGAGCCCGATTGA
- a CDS encoding succinylglutamate desuccinylase/aspartoacylase family protein, translating to MTDTSRFRNPIRSEVDLDANGKHAGYLRLPHSVHRSAYGWIPIPVVSIRNGSGPVVLVMAGNHGDEYEGQIVVSRIVREIDAAHVAGQLIFLPMANFPAADAGARVSPIDGGNLNRSFPGDPAGAPTAVIADYIEHTLLPRAQYLIDLHSGGSSLLYRGGNMLALEPRDAAERARVRELLAAFGLPRAFLHAPNPVHASSAARRQGAISILTELGGGGMADPALIRDARRGLLHFLGFVGALRGPLVPDSPPATTRFMRVGGAHHYVYAYDRGLYEPLVELGARVHAGQPAALIHFPDTPLREPVTQCFASDGEVVCKRVPAQVRRGDCLFQLAQDDASA from the coding sequence ATGACCGACACCTCCCGCTTTCGAAATCCCATCCGCAGCGAAGTCGATCTCGACGCGAACGGCAAGCATGCCGGCTATCTGCGCCTGCCGCACTCGGTCCATCGTTCGGCGTACGGATGGATTCCGATTCCGGTCGTGTCGATCCGCAACGGCAGCGGCCCCGTCGTGCTCGTGATGGCCGGCAATCACGGCGACGAGTACGAAGGGCAGATCGTCGTGTCGCGCATCGTGCGGGAGATCGATGCGGCGCATGTCGCCGGGCAGTTGATCTTCCTGCCGATGGCGAACTTTCCGGCGGCGGACGCCGGCGCGCGCGTGTCGCCGATCGACGGCGGCAACCTGAACCGCAGCTTCCCCGGCGACCCCGCCGGCGCGCCGACCGCCGTGATCGCCGACTACATCGAGCACACGCTGCTGCCGCGCGCGCAGTATTTGATCGATCTGCATTCGGGCGGCAGCTCGCTGCTCTATCGAGGCGGCAACATGCTCGCGCTCGAGCCGCGCGACGCGGCGGAGCGCGCGCGCGTACGCGAGTTGCTCGCCGCGTTCGGCCTGCCGCGCGCGTTCCTGCACGCGCCGAATCCGGTGCATGCGTCGTCGGCCGCGCGCCGGCAGGGCGCGATCTCGATCCTGACCGAACTGGGCGGCGGCGGCATGGCCGACCCGGCGTTGATCCGCGACGCGCGTCGCGGGCTGCTGCATTTTCTCGGTTTCGTCGGCGCGCTGCGCGGCCCGCTCGTGCCGGACAGTCCGCCCGCGACGACACGCTTCATGCGGGTGGGCGGCGCGCATCACTATGTCTATGCGTACGACAGGGGGCTCTACGAGCCGCTCGTCGAGCTCGGCGCGCGCGTGCACGCGGGGCAGCCCGCCGCGCTGATCCATTTTCCCGATACGCCGCTGCGCGAGCCCGTCACGCAGTGCTTCGCGAGCGACGGCGAAGTCGTCTGCAAGCGCGTGCCCGCGCAGGTGCGGCGCGGCGATTGCCTGTTTCAGCTAGCGCAAGACGACGCGTCGGCGTGA
- a CDS encoding GvpL/GvpF family gas vesicle protein encodes MVWLTYAVLTQKGSFALPSGVDGARLEIVDGAHLRTVVSEHARAPSATIPAALAFGETVATLFRHGAVVPMRFPTCLDDKRAVREWLDDESDTYRDLLQRIDGCVEMGLRFRPPDERHARPHPQAGGPGHAYLAARAAPNSVALSHGERIAAALRDLYRDWRFDGQVEGFASLCFLVRQATLDDFVERCRQTARRTALPLYVSGPWPPYSFAAGERASAAEPPRAFGPTSRPSTAASRSGNGAGRERDGRAP; translated from the coding sequence ATGGTCTGGCTGACCTACGCCGTGCTGACGCAAAAGGGTTCCTTCGCGCTGCCGTCGGGCGTGGACGGCGCACGGCTCGAAATCGTGGACGGCGCGCACCTGCGCACCGTCGTCTCGGAGCACGCTCGGGCGCCATCCGCGACGATACCGGCGGCGCTCGCGTTCGGCGAGACCGTGGCGACGCTCTTCCGGCACGGCGCCGTCGTGCCGATGCGCTTTCCCACTTGCCTCGACGACAAGCGAGCCGTGCGCGAGTGGCTCGACGACGAAAGCGATACGTATCGCGATCTACTGCAGCGAATCGACGGCTGCGTCGAAATGGGGCTGAGATTTCGGCCTCCCGACGAGCGGCACGCGCGGCCGCACCCGCAAGCAGGCGGCCCCGGCCACGCCTATCTTGCCGCTCGCGCGGCGCCCAATTCCGTCGCGCTGTCGCACGGGGAACGCATCGCGGCGGCGCTTCGCGACCTGTACCGCGACTGGCGGTTCGACGGACAGGTGGAAGGCTTCGCGAGCCTGTGCTTTCTCGTTAGGCAAGCGACGCTCGACGATTTCGTCGAGCGATGCCGGCAAACGGCGCGCCGCACCGCCTTGCCGCTCTATGTGTCCGGCCCATGGCCGCCGTACAGCTTCGCCGCGGGTGAGCGGGCGTCGGCAGCGGAGCCGCCGCGCGCGTTCGGACCGACGAGTCGCCCGTCGACCGCCGCATCGAGATCCGGAAACGGCGCGGGTCGAGAAAGGGACGGCCGCGCGCCTTGA
- a CDS encoding GvpL/GvpF family gas vesicle protein, with the protein MNAALYLFCFARAERLAPAWATRPPGEPRLQLLRDGDLAAVLCDASRSEFAGADAERRLTDPAWIAGRVAIHAAVIEWTMRYSPVFPAQFGALFSSADRVIASMQSAHAHISRVLDLVDGKTEWAVKGWLDRRAATDSQAALLRAEEPEWAARATGTHYLRERQLQARAGHNLRGWLEQSVPPVSARLQRHAVQMCSRPSRASDSPNEIVANWAFLVRNRDVQAFRRQAKAVDAEFAARGLHFDFSGPWPPYSFCAPLAEETTWSG; encoded by the coding sequence ATGAACGCCGCCCTTTATCTGTTTTGCTTCGCGCGCGCCGAGCGCCTCGCCCCGGCATGGGCGACGAGGCCGCCTGGCGAGCCGCGGCTGCAACTGCTGCGCGACGGGGATCTGGCCGCGGTGCTCTGCGACGCGTCGCGCAGCGAGTTTGCCGGAGCCGACGCCGAGCGGCGGCTGACGGACCCGGCCTGGATCGCCGGCCGCGTGGCCATTCATGCCGCGGTGATCGAGTGGACGATGCGATATTCGCCGGTCTTTCCGGCCCAGTTCGGCGCGCTGTTTTCCAGTGCCGACCGGGTCATCGCATCGATGCAAAGCGCTCACGCGCACATCAGCCGCGTTCTCGATCTCGTCGACGGCAAGACGGAGTGGGCGGTCAAAGGCTGGCTCGATCGGCGAGCGGCCACCGACTCGCAAGCCGCGCTGCTTCGCGCCGAAGAACCCGAATGGGCCGCCCGCGCGACGGGCACCCATTATCTGCGCGAGCGGCAGCTTCAGGCCCGGGCCGGGCACAATCTGCGCGGCTGGCTCGAGCAAAGCGTGCCGCCCGTCTCGGCGCGATTGCAGCGCCACGCGGTGCAGATGTGCAGCCGGCCGTCGCGGGCCTCGGATTCACCGAACGAAATCGTCGCGAACTGGGCGTTCCTCGTGCGAAACCGCGATGTCCAGGCATTCCGTCGGCAAGCGAAAGCCGTCGACGCCGAGTTCGCCGCACGGGGATTGCATTTCGACTTTTCCGGGCCCTGGCCGCCGTACAGCTTTTGCGCCCCGCTCGCCGAAGAGACGACATGGTCTGGCTGA